In Aedes albopictus strain Foshan chromosome 3, AalbF5, whole genome shotgun sequence, the following are encoded in one genomic region:
- the LOC134290395 gene encoding uncharacterized protein LOC134290395 produces the protein MAAWLVSEMKKYPVKHGKSVKNSVELVKKLEGFKLGRGEILVSFDVTALFPSVPVNEALQSLRRHLERSRAPPNHIEAYLSVAQVCMNQNFFTFRGKVYRQTFGLSMGSKLSPLLADLFMSDFENEAQKKKLFPRIWWRYVDDVFAPVKERYLDQTLSMLNSQHNTIKCTVEKEVEGRLPFLDLLISRKEDSTLKFGIYRKPTSTDRYITSDSNHFDAQKQAAFHSMAHRLFNVPMAKEEFEEEKDRIYSAAEVNGYDRPFVDKIIRKHKRKTQRNSITTLQPDTLSLFLA, from the coding sequence ATGGCAGCCTGGCTGGTTAGTGAAATGAAAAAATATCCCGTAAAACATGGGAAGAGCGTGAAAAATTCAgtggaattggtgaagaaattaGAAGGGTTTAAATTGGGACGAGGAGAAATTTTGGTCTCGTTCGATGTCACGGCACTGTTCCCGAGCGTACCAGTCAACGAAGCCCTTCAAAGCCTGCGTCGTCACTTGGAACGCAGCCGAGCTCCACCAAATCATATCGAAGCGTATCTCTCCGTAGCCCAGGTGTGTATGAACCAGAATTTTTTCACGTTCAGGGGGAAGGTTTACAGGCAAACCTTTGGGCTCAGCATGGGTAGCAAGCTGTCCCCATTGCTAGCGGACCTCTTCATGAGCGATTTTGAGAACGAAGCTCAAAAGAAGAAGTTGTTTCCCAGGATCTGGTGGCGCTACGTCGATGATGTTTTTGCTCCGGTTAAGGAACGATACCTGGATCAAACGTTGAGCATGTTAAACTCCCAACACAATACGATAAAATGTACTGTAGAGAAGGAAGTAGAAGGGAGACTCCCCTTTCTCGATCTGTTGATCAGTAGAAAAGAAGACAGCACGTTGAAATTCGGGATCTATCGCAAGCCCACCTCCACCGACAGATACATCACTTCGGATTCCAATCACTTCGATGCACAGAAGCAAGCCGCTTTCCACTCTATGGCACACCGGTTGTTCAACGTACCCATGGCGAAGGAAGAGTTTGAAGAAGAGAAAGACCGTATTTATTCAGCAGCCGAAGTGAATGGGTACGACAGGCCTTTTGTGGATAAAATCATCCGAAAACATAAACGAAAAACACAGCGCAACAGTATAACTACCCTACAGCCggacactctctctctcttcttggcgtaa